Proteins from one Euzebya sp. genomic window:
- a CDS encoding EAL domain-containing protein, producing MHTSAPGDHEAAVDHMLEIIRCHLGMDIAFVSSVGRGRRVFRHVAPAEAHPEVKVGASHALQATYCTLVIEGALQPLTPDTGAVPALAEMPVTDELGIGAYAGAPIRLTDGRVYGTLCAFSHDRHDFDAEDVHALELAAALIAQRLSGFAPRREDVAPLDGPPPRPAFEDPLRMLFQPVVDLRTGVEVGYEALARFPREAVNDPSSWFALAERLEVDAVLQGHAATSALAQLGSVPEGRWMAVNVSERALVDPAVRAILGDHPGQRILLELTEHASTRDQREVEGILAGLRCAGVRLALDDVGAGYSGLDRVLRLQPDVIKLDRSLVTGVWEDVRRQAMVQAFTTFARSTGVEVIAEGIETQEDADALRVLGVHMGQGFFLGRPSEAPWVDVI from the coding sequence GTGCACACCTCAGCTCCGGGCGACCACGAGGCCGCGGTCGACCACATGCTCGAGATCATCCGCTGCCACCTGGGCATGGACATCGCGTTCGTGTCGAGCGTCGGCCGGGGTCGCCGGGTGTTCCGCCACGTCGCCCCGGCCGAGGCGCACCCGGAGGTCAAGGTCGGTGCGAGCCACGCGCTCCAGGCGACCTACTGCACCCTGGTGATCGAGGGGGCGCTGCAGCCCCTGACCCCCGACACCGGTGCGGTCCCCGCCCTGGCCGAGATGCCCGTCACCGACGAGCTCGGGATCGGCGCCTACGCCGGCGCGCCGATCCGGCTCACCGACGGGCGGGTCTACGGCACCCTCTGCGCCTTCAGCCACGACCGCCACGACTTCGACGCCGAGGACGTCCACGCCCTCGAGCTGGCGGCCGCCCTCATCGCCCAGCGGCTGAGCGGCTTCGCGCCCCGCCGCGAGGACGTGGCGCCGCTGGACGGCCCCCCTCCCCGGCCGGCGTTCGAGGACCCGCTCCGGATGCTGTTCCAGCCCGTCGTGGATCTGCGGACCGGCGTCGAGGTGGGCTACGAGGCGCTGGCGCGGTTCCCCCGGGAGGCCGTCAACGACCCCTCGTCCTGGTTCGCCCTGGCCGAGCGGCTCGAGGTCGACGCCGTCTTGCAGGGGCATGCCGCCACCTCGGCGCTGGCCCAGCTCGGCTCGGTCCCCGAGGGGAGGTGGATGGCGGTCAACGTCAGCGAGCGTGCGCTGGTCGACCCCGCGGTGCGGGCGATCCTGGGGGATCACCCCGGCCAGCGGATCCTCCTCGAGCTCACCGAGCACGCCTCCACCCGTGACCAGCGCGAGGTCGAGGGGATCCTGGCCGGGTTGCGCTGCGCCGGCGTCCGGCTGGCCCTCGACGACGTGGGCGCCGGGTACTCCGGTCTCGACCGGGTGCTCCGGCTGCAACCCGACGTCATCAAGCTGGACCGCAGCCTGGTGACCGGCGTGTGGGAGGACGTACGCCGCCAGGCGATGGTGCAGGCCTTCACCACCTTCGCCCGCTCGACCGGGGTCGAGGTGATCGCCGAGGGCATCGAGACCCAGGAGGACGCGGACGCCCTGCGCGTTCTCGGGGTGCACATGGGGCAGGGCTTCTTCCTCGGCCGCCCGAGCGAGGCGCCCTGGGTCGACGTGATCTGA
- a CDS encoding O-acetylhomoserine aminocarboxypropyltransferase/cysteine synthase family protein — protein sequence MRDETIALHAGYDPEPTTKSVAVPIYQTVAYEFDNAQHGADLFNLAVPGNIYTRIMNPTQEVLEARVAALEGGVAALATSSGQAAITYAILTLAKSGDNIVTVPQLYGGTFTLFTHMLPDMGIDVRFAESDSAEDLEALVDDRTRAVYCETIGNPAGNLPDLEAIVEMARAKGVPVVVDNTVPTPALLKPISWGANIVVHSLTKYMGGHGTTVAGAIVDGGNFDWTADAGRWPQFTEPEPAYHGVVYSDALGPAAFIGRARTVALRNTGAAVSPFNAWQIMQGIETLNLRMERHTENAKAVAEFLEAHERVTWVEYGGLESSRYHQMAQKYTGGRPSALLTFGIEGGFEAGERFYDALELFTRLVNIGDTKSLAAHPASTTHRQLTEDELASAGVTPDMIRLCVGIEHIDDILADLEQALKASSG from the coding sequence ATGCGCGACGAGACCATCGCCCTGCACGCCGGGTACGACCCCGAGCCGACCACGAAGTCGGTGGCCGTGCCGATCTACCAGACGGTCGCCTACGAGTTCGACAACGCCCAGCACGGCGCGGACCTGTTCAACCTGGCGGTGCCGGGCAACATCTACACGCGGATCATGAACCCGACCCAGGAGGTCCTCGAAGCGCGGGTCGCCGCGCTCGAGGGCGGGGTCGCGGCACTCGCCACCAGCTCGGGCCAGGCGGCGATCACCTACGCGATCCTGACCCTCGCCAAGTCGGGCGACAACATCGTGACCGTCCCCCAGCTCTACGGCGGGACGTTCACGTTGTTCACCCACATGCTCCCGGACATGGGCATCGACGTGCGCTTCGCCGAGAGCGACTCGGCGGAGGACCTGGAGGCCCTGGTCGACGACCGCACCCGAGCGGTGTACTGCGAGACGATCGGCAACCCCGCCGGGAACCTCCCGGACCTCGAGGCCATCGTGGAGATGGCCCGTGCCAAGGGCGTGCCCGTCGTGGTGGACAACACCGTCCCGACGCCGGCGCTGCTCAAGCCGATCAGCTGGGGCGCGAACATCGTCGTGCACTCGCTGACGAAGTACATGGGTGGGCACGGCACCACGGTGGCCGGTGCCATCGTCGACGGCGGGAACTTCGACTGGACCGCCGACGCCGGCCGCTGGCCGCAGTTCACCGAGCCGGAGCCCGCGTACCACGGCGTCGTGTACTCCGACGCGCTCGGGCCGGCGGCCTTCATCGGCCGGGCCCGGACGGTCGCGCTGCGCAACACCGGCGCGGCGGTGTCGCCCTTCAACGCCTGGCAGATCATGCAGGGCATCGAGACGCTCAACCTGCGGATGGAGCGGCACACCGAGAACGCGAAGGCCGTCGCCGAGTTCCTCGAGGCCCACGAGCGGGTCACGTGGGTGGAGTACGGCGGGCTCGAGTCCTCCCGGTACCACCAGATGGCGCAGAAGTACACCGGTGGCCGGCCGTCGGCGCTGCTGACGTTCGGGATCGAGGGAGGGTTCGAGGCCGGCGAGCGGTTCTACGACGCCCTCGAGCTGTTCACCCGTCTGGTCAACATCGGGGACACCAAGTCGCTCGCCGCCCACCCGGCCTCGACGACCCACCGCCAGCTGACCGAGGACGAGCTCGCGTCGGCGGGGGTCACCCCGGACATGATCCGCCTGTGCGTCGGCATCGAGCACATCGACGACATCCTGGCCGACCTGGAGCAGGCGCTGAAGGCCTCGTCGGGCTGA
- a CDS encoding APC family permease, whose protein sequence is MAVDAAETTIDRSDEEGTGALKRVVGSRLLFFFIVGDMLGGGIYALVGEVGGEVGGAIWAAFLAAFVMASLTAFAYVELVTKYPRAAGAALYVNRAFKRPFVTFVVAFIVMASGLTSAATLARGFAGDYLTAFVDAPVVLSAIAVLVVLALVNLWGVGESVKLNVAFTLIEIVGLMIIVGVGIAALTGGGGGGSEVDLSRNLEFAGDSSPWLVVLAGASLAFYALIGFEDSVNLAEEVRRPSRAFPIALFGGLVAAGVIYVVVTVVASAVVPTDALADSDGPLLEVIRRGPGGVSEELFSAIALFALANGALINMIMASRLMYGMSEEGILPPVFGKVLPGRRTPVVAIALSAVIAIVLAITGDLGDLADTTVLLLLLVFAVVNVSVLVLRRESVGHDHYVAPTALPALGAVVSLGLATQNEAGTWLRAGLLVALGLVLWAVNRALGGEGRRPDAEEITLDV, encoded by the coding sequence ATGGCCGTCGACGCGGCGGAGACGACGATCGACCGCTCGGACGAGGAGGGGACGGGCGCCCTCAAGCGGGTCGTGGGCAGCCGCCTGCTGTTCTTCTTCATCGTCGGGGACATGCTCGGCGGCGGGATCTACGCCCTGGTGGGGGAGGTCGGGGGTGAGGTCGGCGGCGCCATCTGGGCGGCGTTCCTCGCCGCCTTCGTCATGGCCTCCCTGACCGCCTTCGCCTACGTCGAGCTGGTGACCAAGTACCCCCGGGCCGCCGGTGCCGCCCTGTACGTCAACCGCGCGTTCAAGCGTCCGTTCGTCACGTTCGTCGTCGCCTTCATCGTGATGGCGTCCGGCCTGACCTCGGCAGCGACGTTGGCCCGCGGGTTCGCCGGCGACTACCTGACCGCGTTCGTCGACGCGCCGGTCGTGCTGTCGGCGATCGCGGTGCTGGTGGTCCTCGCCCTCGTCAACCTGTGGGGGGTCGGGGAGTCCGTCAAGCTCAACGTCGCCTTCACCCTGATCGAGATCGTGGGGCTCATGATCATCGTGGGCGTGGGCATCGCGGCGCTCACCGGGGGAGGGGGAGGCGGCTCGGAGGTCGACCTGTCCCGGAACCTCGAGTTCGCCGGGGACTCGAGCCCGTGGTTGGTCGTGCTCGCCGGGGCGTCCCTGGCCTTCTACGCACTCATCGGCTTCGAGGACTCCGTGAACCTGGCCGAGGAGGTGCGCCGCCCCTCCCGCGCGTTCCCGATCGCCCTGTTCGGCGGCCTGGTGGCGGCCGGGGTGATCTACGTGGTGGTGACCGTGGTGGCGTCCGCGGTCGTGCCGACCGATGCGCTGGCGGACAGCGACGGGCCGCTCCTCGAGGTCATCAGGCGGGGACCAGGTGGCGTGAGCGAGGAGCTGTTCAGCGCCATCGCCCTCTTCGCGCTGGCCAACGGCGCGCTGATCAACATGATCATGGCATCCCGGTTGATGTACGGGATGTCGGAGGAGGGGATCCTCCCACCGGTGTTCGGGAAGGTCCTGCCGGGCCGGCGGACACCGGTGGTCGCGATCGCGCTCAGCGCGGTGATCGCGATCGTCCTGGCGATCACGGGCGACCTGGGGGACCTCGCGGACACCACGGTCCTGCTGCTCCTGCTCGTCTTCGCCGTCGTGAACGTCTCGGTGCTGGTCCTGCGGCGGGAGTCGGTGGGCCACGACCACTACGTCGCCCCGACCGCGCTCCCGGCCCTGGGTGCCGTCGTCAGCCTCGGCCTCGCGACGCAGAACGAGGCCGGGACCTGGCTGCGCGCCGGCCTGCTGGTCGCCCTCGGACTCGTCCTGTGGGCGGTCAACCGCGCGCTCGGCGGGGAGGGGCGCCGACCGGACGCCGAGGAGATCACACTCGACGTGTAG